From the genome of Mastomys coucha isolate ucsf_1 unplaced genomic scaffold, UCSF_Mcou_1 pScaffold6, whole genome shotgun sequence, one region includes:
- the Nkx2-8 gene encoding homeobox protein Nkx-2.8, with protein MATSGRLGFTVRSLLNLPEQDAPPRVRREPQTTAWLESERSHYPSSDESGLETSPADSSQLTSLGRASPGADPEKRKKRRVLFSKAQTLELERRFRQQRYLSAPEREHLARLLRLTPTQVKIWFQNHRYKLKRGRAPGITESADMAASADLHAAPGLLRRVMVPVLVPDRSPCNGRGEGSAAVPQDKCSARPAATACPVPGYAAFGPGSALGLFPAYQHLAPPALVSWNW; from the exons ATGGCCACCTCTGGACGCCTCGGCTTCACGGTGCGCAGCCTCCTGAATTTACCCGAACAGGACGCGCCGCCCCGGGTGAGGCGCGAGCCACAGACTACCGCCTGGCTGGAGTCGGAGCGCAGCCACTACCCGT CCTCGGATGAGAGCGGCCTGGAGACAAGCCCTGCAGACTCGTCGCAGCTGACTTCCCTCGGGCGGGCGTCCCCGGGCGCCGacccagagaagaggaagaagcggCGGGTGCTGTTCTCCAAGGCCCAGACCTTGGAGTTGGAGCGGCGCTTTCGGCAGCAGCGTTACCTGTCGGCGCCCGAGCGTGAACATCTAGCTCGACTCCTGCGCCTCACGCCCACGCAGGTCAAGATCTGGTTCCAGAACCACCGCTACAAGCTGAAGCGTGGGCGAGCGCCGGGGATCACCGAGTCTGCGGATATGGCAGCATCAGCTGATCTGCACGCCGCTCCCGGCCTGCTGCGCCGCGTAATGGTACCCGTGCTGGTTCCCGATCGGTCACCGTGCAACGGCAGGGGTGAGGGGTCAGCTGCGGTGCCCCAGGACAAGTGCAGCGCACGCCCGGCGGCCACTGCGTGCCCAGTGCCGGGCTACGCAGCCTTTGGACCAGGCTCGGCGCTAGGCCTCTTCCCTGCCTACCAGCACTTAGCACCACCAGCTctggtctcctggaactggtga